In Streptomyces sp. NBC_01717, one DNA window encodes the following:
- a CDS encoding DUF4349 domain-containing protein has protein sequence MQPGRHPDRLSAHRSRTVLAAGTLAALLALSGCGGSDSADSKGVAGDNAKYAAPRAERGDAAAGAADQGSAESSSAEKKKPSALSTPHVIRKASLSVEVKSVPKAVAAARAAVESAGGLVASESTERLDATHEASHIVLRVPQGEYDAVLQELAGGGKLLSRTTTAKDVTDQVVDVESRIATQRASVTRVRKLMDRADKLADVVTLEGELSNRQAELESLLAQQESLKDRTTLATITLSLSEPESPSNKEDDDPGFMDALGGGWHAFVTMVRWIAMAVGAAAPFLAAAAGLLLLGRLLRTWLARRKVSQEPQASQPDEQAPTAPEAPTAP, from the coding sequence ATGCAGCCAGGACGCCATCCGGACCGCTTGTCCGCCCACCGTTCGCGCACGGTCCTCGCCGCCGGGACGCTCGCCGCACTCCTCGCACTGAGCGGCTGCGGGGGGAGCGACAGCGCGGACAGCAAGGGCGTGGCGGGAGACAACGCCAAGTACGCGGCCCCCCGCGCGGAACGTGGCGACGCCGCCGCCGGGGCTGCGGACCAGGGGTCCGCCGAGAGCAGCTCGGCGGAGAAGAAGAAGCCCTCCGCGCTGTCCACCCCCCATGTCATCCGCAAGGCCTCGCTCTCCGTGGAGGTGAAGAGTGTGCCGAAGGCGGTCGCGGCCGCCCGAGCGGCGGTGGAGAGTGCGGGCGGTCTGGTGGCGAGCGAGTCCACCGAGCGGCTCGACGCCACGCATGAGGCGTCGCACATCGTGCTGCGGGTGCCGCAGGGTGAGTACGACGCCGTGCTGCAGGAGCTGGCGGGTGGCGGAAAGCTGCTGTCCCGGACCACGACGGCGAAGGACGTCACCGATCAGGTCGTCGACGTGGAGAGCCGGATAGCCACCCAGCGGGCGAGCGTCACCCGGGTGCGGAAGCTGATGGACCGGGCCGACAAACTCGCCGATGTGGTCACCCTGGAAGGGGAACTGAGCAACCGTCAGGCCGAACTGGAGTCGCTCCTCGCCCAGCAGGAGTCGCTGAAGGACCGCACCACCCTGGCGACGATCACACTCAGCCTCTCCGAGCCGGAGTCCCCGTCGAACAAGGAGGACGACGATCCGGGATTCATGGACGCGCTCGGCGGCGGCTGGCACGCGTTCGTGACGATGGTGCGGTGGATCGCGATGGCCGTGGGTGCGGCGGCGCCGTTCCTGGCCGCGGCGGCGGGTCTGCTGCTGCTCGGGCGGCTGCTGCGCACCTGGCTCGCCCGACGCAAGGTGTCCCAGGAACCCCAGGCATCCCAGCCGGATGAGCAGGCTCCCACAGCACCGGAGGCTCCGACCGCCCCCTGA
- a CDS encoding DUF4142 domain-containing protein, producing MRRINGTALIIAALVATLGALAYPVWSYADRSGTGQANLNASSVATQWGPLSATDRDFLVRVRLAGLWELPAGQQAIERAPSEAVKAAGDHLVVGHSDLDRRARDVAAKLGVELPNQPTEQQQGWLRELTAASGEDYERKFANLLRAAHGKVFALVAQVRATTRNSLIRQLATDANQTVLDHITMLEGTGFVDFDAIARDAAAAATASPTGPPPPAGGTVPAQPVPAEPTGDQSFTSRPSTMPMPMP from the coding sequence TTGCGACGCATCAATGGAACGGCCCTCATCATCGCGGCACTTGTCGCCACGCTCGGCGCGCTCGCCTATCCCGTCTGGTCCTACGCCGACCGTTCCGGTACCGGTCAGGCCAATCTCAACGCGTCGTCCGTCGCCACGCAGTGGGGTCCGCTCTCCGCGACCGACCGGGACTTCCTGGTGAGGGTGCGCCTGGCAGGGCTCTGGGAGCTCCCCGCCGGGCAGCAGGCCATCGAGCGTGCGCCGAGCGAGGCGGTCAAGGCCGCCGGGGACCATCTGGTGGTCGGGCACTCGGACCTGGACCGCCGGGCCCGGGACGTGGCCGCCAAGCTCGGGGTGGAACTGCCGAACCAGCCGACCGAGCAGCAGCAGGGCTGGCTGCGCGAGCTGACTGCGGCGAGCGGCGAGGACTACGAGCGCAAGTTCGCCAATCTGCTGCGGGCCGCGCACGGCAAGGTCTTCGCCCTGGTCGCCCAGGTCCGGGCCACGACCCGGAATTCACTGATCCGTCAGCTGGCGACCGACGCCAACCAGACCGTGCTGGACCACATCACCATGCTGGAGGGCACCGGCTTCGTCGACTTCGACGCGATCGCGCGCGACGCCGCGGCAGCGGCGACGGCCAGTCCGACCGGGCCGCCCCCGCCGGCCGGCGGGACGGTGCCGGCCCAGCCGGTGCCAGCCGAGCCGACCGGGGACCAGTCGTTCACTTCGCGTCCGTCCACCATGCCGATGCCGATGCCCTGA
- a CDS encoding AIM24 family protein codes for MKSDLFSSENMVKPATAPGMTLQNTKSIKYAVNGEMHARQGSMVAFRGDLQFERKGQGLGGMLKRAVTGEGLPLMAVRGQGEAWFAHEAANCFIVEMEQGDVLTINGRNVLCFDATLSYEIKTVKGAGMTGGGIFNSVFSGYGKLGLMCEGHPIVIPVTAQQPVCVDTDAVVGWSSQLATSLHRSQSFGSMIRGGSGEAVQLRLDGEGFVIVRPSELKPEKASAN; via the coding sequence ATGAAGAGCGATCTCTTTTCCAGCGAGAACATGGTCAAGCCGGCAACCGCCCCGGGAATGACCCTGCAGAACACGAAGTCCATCAAGTACGCCGTGAACGGCGAGATGCACGCACGGCAGGGATCGATGGTCGCCTTCCGCGGCGATCTGCAGTTCGAGCGCAAGGGGCAGGGCCTCGGCGGCATGCTCAAGCGCGCCGTCACCGGAGAGGGCCTGCCGCTGATGGCGGTCCGCGGCCAGGGCGAGGCGTGGTTCGCCCACGAGGCCGCCAACTGCTTCATCGTGGAGATGGAGCAGGGCGACGTCCTCACCATCAACGGTCGCAACGTCCTGTGTTTCGACGCCACGCTCTCGTACGAGATCAAGACGGTGAAGGGTGCCGGAATGACCGGCGGCGGAATCTTCAACAGCGTCTTCAGCGGCTACGGCAAGCTCGGCCTGATGTGTGAGGGGCATCCCATAGTGATCCCGGTCACGGCTCAGCAGCCGGTGTGCGTCGATACGGACGCCGTGGTCGGCTGGAGCAGCCAACTGGCCACGTCGCTGCACCGCTCGCAGAGCTTCGGCTCGATGATCCGCGGCGGCTCCGGGGAGGCCGTCCAACTGAGGCTGGACGGCGAGGGGTTCGTGATCGTACGGCCCAGTGAGCTCAAGCCCGAGAAGGCATCGGCCAACTGA
- the hemG gene encoding protoporphyrinogen oxidase: MQRSTNRVDTGTGHVVVIGGGIAGLAAAHRLLATGLRVTLLEATDRLGGKLMTGGIAGTQVDLGAESMLARRPEAVDLARAVGLGDRLQPPATATAAIWTRGELRPMPKGHVMGVPGDPAALGGVLSPEGLARIAQERDLTPTAVGDDVAVGAYVADRLGREVVDRLVEPLLGGVYAGDAYRLSMRAAVPQLFEVAREGGSLLDGVQRIQQQAADRRQTGPVFQGIDGGIGTLPDAVADAVRAAGGEILTATPVLGLTRTTDGWDIRTDTRVITADGIVLATPAWSASTLLAAESPAASVELAGVEYASMALVTLAFRRSDVAATGALDGRSGFLVPPVDGRTIKASTFSTHKWQWVADAAPDLFVLRTSVGRYGEEDHLHREDAELVDVSLRDLAEATGLAAKPVDTEVTRWIGGLPQYPVGHLTRVARIRDEVAKLPALRVCGAVYDGVGIPACIASAHRAADEIAADLAGEIIATPTPVQGTRSEAGQ, from the coding sequence ATGCAGCGTTCAACAAACCGCGTGGACACAGGTACGGGTCATGTCGTCGTCATCGGCGGCGGCATCGCCGGACTCGCAGCCGCCCACCGGCTCCTGGCCACCGGGCTGCGGGTCACCCTCCTGGAAGCGACCGACCGGCTCGGCGGCAAGCTCATGACCGGTGGGATCGCGGGCACCCAGGTCGATCTGGGTGCGGAGTCGATGCTGGCCAGACGGCCGGAGGCGGTCGACCTGGCGCGGGCCGTCGGGCTCGGCGACCGGCTGCAGCCGCCGGCCACGGCCACGGCGGCGATCTGGACGCGCGGCGAACTGCGGCCGATGCCCAAGGGCCACGTGATGGGCGTGCCGGGCGACCCGGCCGCGCTCGGCGGGGTGCTGTCGCCGGAGGGCCTCGCCCGCATCGCGCAGGAGCGGGACCTCACCCCGACGGCCGTCGGCGACGACGTCGCGGTCGGTGCGTACGTGGCCGACCGGCTGGGCCGCGAGGTCGTCGACCGGCTCGTGGAACCGCTGCTCGGCGGGGTCTACGCGGGCGACGCCTACCGGCTCTCGATGCGTGCCGCCGTACCGCAGCTCTTCGAGGTGGCCCGGGAGGGCGGCTCGCTGCTCGACGGCGTGCAGCGCATCCAGCAGCAGGCGGCGGACCGCCGGCAGACCGGCCCGGTCTTCCAGGGCATCGACGGAGGCATCGGCACCCTGCCGGACGCGGTCGCCGACGCCGTGCGCGCGGCGGGCGGCGAGATCCTCACCGCCACGCCCGTGCTGGGGCTGACCCGTACCACCGACGGCTGGGACATCCGCACCGACACCCGGGTGATCACCGCCGACGGCATCGTCCTCGCCACCCCCGCCTGGTCCGCTTCCACGCTGCTCGCCGCCGAGTCCCCGGCCGCCTCCGTCGAGCTGGCGGGCGTCGAATACGCGTCGATGGCGCTGGTCACCCTGGCGTTCCGGCGCTCCGACGTGGCTGCCACGGGCGCCCTCGACGGGCGCTCCGGTTTCCTCGTACCGCCGGTCGACGGCCGCACCATCAAGGCCTCCACCTTCTCCACCCACAAGTGGCAGTGGGTCGCCGACGCAGCCCCTGACCTGTTCGTCCTGCGCACCTCCGTCGGCCGGTACGGCGAGGAGGACCACCTGCACCGCGAGGACGCCGAACTCGTCGACGTCTCGCTGCGCGACCTCGCCGAGGCGACCGGACTCGCCGCGAAGCCGGTGGACACCGAGGTCACCCGGTGGATCGGCGGACTGCCCCAGTACCCCGTCGGTCACCTGACGCGGGTCGCCCGGATCCGCGACGAGGTCGCCAAGCTGCCGGCGCTGCGGGTCTGCGGAGCGGTGTACGACGGCGTCGGCATCCCCGCGTGCATCGCCAGTGCCCACCGGGCCGCGGACGAGATCGCCGCCGATCTCGCGGGAGAGATCATTGCCACTCCCACCCCGGTTCAGGGCACACGGAGCGAGGCGGGACAATAG
- the hemQ gene encoding hydrogen peroxide-dependent heme synthase: MSAPEKIPNAGKKAKDLNEVIRYTLWSVFKLRDVLPADRAGYADEVQELFDQLGAKDITVRGTYDVSGLRADADVMIWWHAETADELQEAYNLFRRTKLGLALEPVWSNMALHRPAEFNKAHIPAFLADETPRNYISVYPFVRSYDWYLLPDEDRRRMLADHGKMARGYPDVRANTVASFSLGDYEWILAFEADELYRIVDLMRHLRASEARMHVREEVPFYTGRRKSVADLVAGLA, encoded by the coding sequence ATGAGTGCGCCTGAGAAGATCCCCAACGCCGGCAAGAAGGCCAAGGACCTCAACGAGGTCATCCGCTACACGCTGTGGTCCGTCTTCAAGCTTCGTGATGTGCTCCCTGCCGACCGCGCCGGTTACGCCGACGAGGTCCAGGAGCTGTTCGACCAGCTCGGCGCCAAGGACATCACCGTCCGTGGCACCTATGACGTCTCCGGCCTGCGTGCCGACGCCGACGTCATGATCTGGTGGCACGCCGAGACGGCGGACGAGCTGCAGGAGGCGTACAACCTCTTCCGGCGCACCAAGCTGGGCCTGGCGCTGGAGCCGGTCTGGTCGAACATGGCGCTGCACCGCCCCGCCGAGTTCAACAAGGCGCACATCCCGGCGTTCCTGGCCGACGAGACGCCGCGCAACTACATCAGCGTCTACCCCTTCGTGCGCAGCTACGACTGGTACCTGCTGCCCGACGAGGACCGCCGCCGGATGCTCGCGGACCACGGCAAGATGGCCCGTGGCTACCCCGACGTCCGCGCCAACACCGTCGCCTCCTTCTCGCTCGGCGACTACGAGTGGATCCTCGCCTTCGAGGCCGACGAGCTCTATCGCATCGTCGACCTCATGCGTCACCTGCGGGCCTCCGAGGCGCGGATGCATGTCCGCGAGGAGGTCCCCTTCTACACGGGCCGCAGGAAGTCCGTCGCAGACCTGGTGGCCGGGCTCGCGTAG
- a CDS encoding TIGR04222 domain-containing membrane protein, with the protein MNVVALLVTLGVVTSSTLLIVGLSKARGGPGGPVHDLYEVAFLNGGPGRVVDTALTAFQADGRLVVGGPGIVAITQPVAHDPVERAVLQAHAAAPSGALHTLRDAAMRHPAVQEVGDGLAARGLLAAPEATRKWRRWGLFQGFGCLLAIPVSFAVTVAQVVTQNDPTGFTVPFIVKVLPALFVGIPIGLVCAGIARARITGAGRQAARQYRAAHVGTAEPAHLVATLGLRALPDPVLRTQLVTAARMRTAAGRRPMSPSHPSSSSTGSGDYLMATAWCAGSGPADSGCGSSSGTPGGGGGGGGCSSGSSCGSGSSCSSGSSCSSSSCSSSSCSSSSGSSCSSSSS; encoded by the coding sequence ATGAACGTCGTCGCTCTGCTCGTGACGCTCGGCGTCGTCACCTCCTCGACGCTCCTGATCGTGGGGCTCTCGAAGGCCCGGGGCGGACCGGGTGGCCCTGTGCACGACCTCTACGAAGTGGCCTTCCTGAACGGCGGGCCCGGCAGGGTGGTGGACACCGCGCTCACCGCATTCCAGGCGGACGGACGCCTGGTGGTCGGTGGCCCGGGCATCGTCGCCATCACGCAGCCGGTCGCCCATGACCCGGTGGAGAGGGCCGTGCTACAGGCGCACGCCGCCGCTCCCAGCGGCGCGCTGCACACCCTGCGGGACGCGGCCATGCGGCACCCCGCCGTGCAGGAGGTCGGCGACGGACTCGCGGCCCGCGGTCTGCTGGCCGCACCGGAGGCCACCCGGAAATGGCGCCGCTGGGGCTTGTTCCAGGGATTCGGCTGCCTGCTGGCCATTCCGGTGTCTTTCGCGGTGACGGTGGCTCAGGTCGTGACGCAGAACGACCCGACCGGTTTCACCGTCCCCTTCATCGTCAAGGTGCTTCCTGCCCTGTTCGTGGGCATCCCGATCGGGCTCGTCTGCGCGGGCATTGCCCGTGCCCGGATCACCGGGGCGGGCAGGCAGGCGGCCCGGCAGTACCGCGCCGCCCACGTCGGCACCGCGGAGCCGGCCCATCTGGTGGCGACGCTCGGACTGCGTGCGCTGCCCGATCCCGTACTGCGGACGCAGCTGGTGACGGCGGCACGGATGCGGACGGCCGCCGGGCGGCGGCCGATGTCGCCCTCGCACCCCTCCTCGTCCTCCACCGGCAGCGGTGACTACCTCATGGCGACGGCGTGGTGCGCCGGTTCGGGCCCGGCCGACTCCGGTTGCGGAAGTTCCAGCGGAACCCCGGGCGGCGGAGGTGGCGGTGGTGGTTGCAGTTCGGGGAGCAGCTGCGGTTCGGGAAGCAGCTGCAGTTCCGGCTCCAGCTGCTCCAGTTCCAGCTGCTCCAGCAGCAGTTGTTCCAGCAGCAGTGGTTCGAGCTGCAGCAGCAGCAGTTCCTGA
- a CDS encoding peptidyl-tRNA hydrolase, producing the protein MSSNDTSPPLSQPDSSARSGATSTSVSPFQSERNSRDDAPQYVLPLVVHIEKTDPPARTDALRTAARAVLVMLSDERSVGEGEWAQAIHDWQDARIRKVVRRARGAEWRKASALPGITVTGESAEVRVFPPVPLDGWPKELAKLQVSGTDLDDPEPPAAPDPSGPVLWLNPELGMSAGKEMAQAGHGAQLAWWELSETERKAWREDGFPLSVATPDAARWAELTVSGLPVVRDAGFTEIAPGSCTVVADHPALRR; encoded by the coding sequence GTGAGCAGCAACGACACCTCCCCTCCCCTGTCCCAGCCGGACTCCTCGGCCCGGTCGGGCGCCACGTCCACGTCCGTCTCCCCCTTCCAGTCCGAGCGGAACAGCCGGGACGACGCCCCGCAGTACGTACTGCCGCTGGTCGTGCACATCGAGAAGACCGACCCCCCGGCCCGCACCGACGCACTGCGCACCGCCGCCCGCGCCGTCCTCGTGATGCTCTCCGACGAGCGGTCCGTCGGCGAGGGCGAGTGGGCGCAGGCCATCCACGACTGGCAGGACGCCCGGATCCGCAAGGTCGTGCGCCGGGCGCGCGGCGCGGAGTGGCGCAAGGCGTCCGCTCTTCCCGGCATCACGGTCACGGGCGAGAGCGCCGAGGTACGGGTGTTCCCGCCGGTGCCGCTGGACGGCTGGCCGAAGGAGCTGGCCAAGCTCCAGGTGTCGGGCACGGACCTGGACGACCCCGAGCCGCCCGCCGCACCCGACCCGTCCGGCCCCGTGCTCTGGCTGAACCCGGAGCTCGGCATGTCCGCGGGCAAGGAGATGGCGCAGGCCGGGCACGGCGCACAGCTCGCCTGGTGGGAGCTGTCGGAGACGGAGCGCAAGGCCTGGCGCGAGGACGGGTTCCCGCTCTCCGTCGCCACCCCGGACGCCGCCCGCTGGGCGGAACTCACCGTGAGCGGACTTCCGGTGGTGCGCGACGCCGGCTTCACGGAGATCGCCCCGGGGTCCTGCACGGTGGTCGCCGACCATCCGGCGCTGCGTCGCTGA
- a CDS encoding DUF692 domain-containing protein, with amino-acid sequence MELGIGIGWRPEMADAVEALPGIDWVEAVAENLCTDHLPDSLVRLRARGVTVVPHGVSLGLGGADRPDPARLADLAARAVLLDTPLVTEHIAFVRAGGPRTASPRLEAGHLLPVPRTWEALDVLCENVRIAQDSLPVPLALENIAALISWPGEELTEGQFLAELVERTGVRLLIDVANLHTNHVNRGEDPAKALDELPVEAIAYVHVAGGVEKDGVWHDTHAHPVTRPVLDVLAELRSRIAPPGVLLERDDDFPPAEELAGELTAVRATLEAAGKARSGSTSETGASGHGGIAPAASPVESADDTTTAATSTRVTDTGVATDGARDRAAVAQTALLSALVAGTPAPEGFDHRRLGVQSRALAAKRADVVAKVAPELPGILGDGYRDAFLSYARTRPMSAGYRRDALDFAEQLLITGRPADDAARRRLTHWWQDRAAARPPRRTTRLVRAARAAIAGR; translated from the coding sequence ATGGAGCTGGGCATCGGTATCGGCTGGCGGCCGGAGATGGCGGACGCGGTGGAGGCGCTGCCGGGGATCGACTGGGTGGAGGCGGTCGCGGAGAACCTCTGCACCGACCATCTGCCCGACTCCCTGGTACGGCTCCGCGCGCGCGGCGTGACCGTCGTCCCGCACGGCGTCTCACTGGGCCTCGGCGGGGCCGACCGCCCCGACCCCGCCCGACTCGCCGACCTCGCCGCCCGAGCGGTGCTGCTGGACACGCCGCTGGTCACGGAGCACATCGCGTTCGTGCGGGCCGGGGGGCCGCGCACCGCGTCTCCGAGGCTCGAAGCGGGCCACCTGCTGCCCGTGCCGAGGACCTGGGAAGCGCTGGACGTCCTGTGCGAGAACGTGCGGATCGCCCAGGACTCGCTGCCGGTGCCGCTGGCGCTGGAGAACATCGCGGCGCTGATCTCCTGGCCCGGCGAGGAGCTGACAGAGGGCCAGTTCCTGGCGGAACTGGTCGAGCGCACCGGGGTCCGGCTGCTGATCGATGTCGCCAACCTGCACACCAACCACGTCAACCGTGGCGAGGACCCCGCTAAGGCGCTCGACGAACTGCCGGTGGAGGCGATCGCGTACGTACATGTGGCGGGCGGCGTCGAGAAGGACGGCGTCTGGCACGACACGCACGCCCACCCGGTGACCCGGCCCGTCCTGGACGTACTCGCCGAACTCCGCTCCCGGATCGCGCCGCCCGGAGTTCTGCTCGAGCGCGACGACGACTTCCCGCCCGCGGAGGAACTGGCGGGCGAACTGACCGCTGTCCGCGCCACGTTGGAAGCGGCGGGGAAGGCCCGGTCGGGCTCCACGTCCGAGACGGGGGCATCCGGCCACGGTGGCATCGCCCCGGCCGCCTCCCCGGTCGAGTCCGCGGACGACACCACCACGGCCGCCACCAGCACCCGGGTCACCGACACCGGTGTCGCCACCGATGGAGCACGCGACCGCGCCGCCGTCGCCCAGACCGCGTTGCTCTCCGCACTCGTGGCCGGCACCCCTGCCCCCGAGGGCTTCGACCACCGTCGCCTGGGCGTCCAGAGCCGTGCCCTGGCCGCCAAGCGGGCCGACGTCGTCGCCAAGGTGGCGCCCGAGCTGCCCGGGATCCTCGGCGACGGCTACCGGGACGCCTTCCTCTCGTACGCCAGGACCCGCCCCATGTCCGCCGGATACCGGCGCGACGCACTGGACTTCGCCGAGCAGCTGCTGATCACCGGCCGGCCCGCGGACGACGCCGCCCGGCGTCGGTTGACCCACTGGTGGCAGGACCGTGCGGCCGCGAGGCCGCCCCGTCGCACCACCCGGCTGGTACGGGCCGCCCGCGCCGCGATCGCCGGAAGGTGA
- a CDS encoding TIGR04222 domain-containing membrane protein: MLWVLFLLVAWGAAALSCLRLCLAAASVDRARDPGDVELTLYETAFLTGGPHRVADLALVTMHLRRRLLLAHTGWATVVDPEGRDEVERTVIRAIGPEGQSPIPPIRSATAAAEAVRALADRLVRAGLALPGGARTDIASAVRAVRGSALLAAVLTGAALLLPGQERGLGSPTAAELVWFGLPLLLTLGALAIARMEIHPYSSWASPTGQRLLDSVAAPAGGADHDVLAAVAVRGVRAVDDPALRAALSIGVHPAHLSHQGR, encoded by the coding sequence ATGCTCTGGGTTCTGTTTCTGCTGGTCGCGTGGGGCGCTGCGGCCCTCTCCTGTCTCCGGCTCTGTCTGGCCGCCGCGTCCGTCGACCGGGCGCGGGACCCCGGGGACGTCGAACTGACCCTGTACGAGACCGCGTTCCTGACGGGCGGCCCGCACCGGGTCGCCGACCTCGCCCTCGTCACGATGCATCTGCGCCGTCGACTGCTGCTCGCCCACACCGGCTGGGCCACCGTCGTCGACCCCGAGGGCCGGGACGAGGTCGAGCGTACGGTGATCCGTGCCATCGGCCCGGAGGGGCAGTCGCCGATACCTCCGATACGTTCGGCGACCGCCGCCGCCGAAGCCGTACGCGCCCTCGCCGACCGCCTCGTCCGGGCAGGGCTGGCCCTGCCCGGCGGTGCACGGACCGACATCGCGTCGGCGGTGCGCGCGGTACGTGGATCGGCCCTGCTGGCGGCTGTACTGACGGGTGCCGCGCTGCTGCTCCCCGGACAGGAGCGGGGGCTCGGCAGTCCGACAGCGGCCGAACTCGTCTGGTTCGGGCTGCCGCTCCTCCTGACGCTCGGCGCTCTGGCCATCGCCCGGATGGAGATCCATCCGTACAGCTCCTGGGCCTCGCCCACCGGGCAGCGGCTGCTGGACTCGGTCGCCGCACCGGCGGGCGGCGCGGATCACGACGTCCTGGCGGCGGTCGCCGTACGAGGTGTCCGTGCCGTCGACGATCCGGCGCTGCGCGCCGCGCTCTCGATCGGCGTGCACCCGGCACATCTCTCGCACCAGGGCCGTTGA